A section of the Euwallacea fornicatus isolate EFF26 chromosome 24, ASM4011564v1, whole genome shotgun sequence genome encodes:
- the LOC136346682 gene encoding uncharacterized protein has protein sequence MSVDVVRHDASENVLVGKTAVLLDTVQKNERNNLTAGLTAGITGVFVLVLIFVCLCTKRRKRKTVRDVDSSGFNSTGTTTSSGIYSIPIETGVLRTPQDVARRYERSVSALSSKEQVYLIPFSALPPDFDYSSREVEVKGDFVILKDLSLLERYNNSPVDYGGVVNEAYERQEPYNPYVYTNIPSQEYRQYNPLIYGTVPPLEHDTYKKQLAYNPTFY, from the exons ATGAGCGTAGATGTAGTGCGGCACGATGCTTCGGAAAACGTTTTAGTGGGAAAGACAGCGGTACTTTTGGACACCGTCcagaaaaatgaaagaaataacTTGACCGCGGGTCTTACAGCCGGTATAACTggtgtttttgttttggttcTGATTTTCGTGTGTTTAT GTACCAAACGCCGTAAAAGGAAAACTGTCAGAGACGTAGATTCATCTGGTTTTAACTCTACCGGCACTACTACATCGTCGGGGATATACAGTATTCCCATTGAAACCG GGGTCCTTAGAACACCGCAAGATGTGGCGAGACGATACGAAAGGAGCGTCTCAGCCCTTTCATCTAAAGAGCAAGTTTATTTAATTCCATTTTCAGCGCTTCCACCTGATTTTG ATTACTCTTCAAGGGAGGTGGAGGTGAAGGGAGATTTTGTGATATTAAAAGACTTATCGTTACTAGAGAGGTACAACAACTCACCCGTCGATTATGGAGGCGTGGTCAACGAAGCATACGAGCGCCAAGAACCTTACAACCCATATGTTTATACTAATATTCCATCGCAAGAATATAGGCAATACAACCCATTGATCTATGGTACTGTTCCACCATTGGAACATGACACGTACAAGAAACAGCTGGCATATAATCCAACTTTTTATTAG